The following coding sequences are from one Acidobacteriota bacterium window:
- a CDS encoding DUF2784 domain-containing protein, with the protein MIRPVVWDGARLTGIVQGRPMYAFLDFFFMVFHTVQIVFNLTGWIWKRTRRFHLGLMTLTLFSWFGLGWFYGFGYCPSTDWHWQIKEAMGETGLPNSFIKYYMDLLTGKDWDPDLLDASVVFFGVAALGISAWVNWRDWRSRARHSSPGRHPAEG; encoded by the coding sequence ATGATCCGTCCCGTCGTATGGGACGGGGCCCGGCTAACCGGAATCGTTCAAGGTCGCCCCATGTACGCCTTCCTGGACTTCTTCTTCATGGTCTTCCACACCGTTCAGATCGTGTTCAACCTGACCGGATGGATCTGGAAGCGAACTCGCCGCTTCCACCTGGGGTTGATGACCCTCACCCTCTTTTCCTGGTTCGGACTGGGATGGTTTTACGGCTTCGGTTACTGCCCCAGCACCGACTGGCACTGGCAAATCAAGGAAGCCATGGGCGAAACCGGCCTCCCGAACTCATTCATCAAGTACTACATGGACCTGCTGACGGGAAAGGACTGGGATCCGGACCTGCTGGATGCCTCGGTGGTATTCTTCGGAGTGGCGGCCCTGGGGATCTCGGCCTGGGTCAATTGGCGGGATTGGAGGAGCCGGGCCCGGCACTCCAGTCCTGGCCGGCACCCCGCCGAGGGCTAG
- a CDS encoding D-TA family PLP-dependent enzyme, with protein MPDRYRIEDSRQLATPALVVFLELVRENLDRMVAMAGDPARLRPHVKTHKTREVVQLQLQQGIDKFKAATFAECEMVARAGARDVMLAYHLVGRNIERAVRFVQAFPEVRFMVIADHPEPVEALSGAMAEAGQQVEVLLDLDTGQQRTGLPAGNRARRLYGKIAASPGLRAGGFHVYDGHVRHPSLAERTVAVTEQFREVDGFRRELTAAGWEVPRLVCGGSVTFPVYAGMEDPAIELSPGACIFHDAGYGTGFPDLPFVPAAVVLTRVISLPGENRVTLDLGYKAVASDQPMETRAVFPQLPDAELVLQNEEHLVIETSKAGRLRPGDELAAIPWHICPTTALNKEVVVVSRGRILERWEVAARDRCLTV; from the coding sequence ATGCCCGATCGATACCGCATTGAGGACAGCCGGCAACTTGCCACGCCGGCGCTGGTGGTCTTTCTGGAACTGGTGCGGGAAAACCTGGACCGGATGGTGGCGATGGCCGGCGACCCGGCCCGCCTGCGGCCCCACGTGAAGACCCACAAGACCCGGGAGGTCGTGCAACTGCAGTTGCAGCAGGGAATCGACAAATTCAAGGCGGCCACCTTTGCCGAGTGCGAAATGGTAGCTCGGGCCGGCGCGCGGGACGTTATGCTGGCTTACCACCTGGTGGGGCGCAACATCGAGCGGGCCGTGCGCTTCGTGCAAGCCTTTCCGGAGGTCCGGTTCATGGTGATCGCCGACCACCCCGAACCGGTGGAAGCCCTGTCCGGGGCCATGGCCGAGGCCGGACAGCAGGTGGAGGTTCTGCTGGACCTGGATACCGGCCAGCAGCGCACCGGTCTTCCGGCCGGCAACCGTGCCCGCCGGCTCTACGGGAAGATCGCTGCAAGCCCGGGGCTGCGGGCGGGGGGATTCCACGTTTACGACGGCCACGTGCGCCATCCGTCGTTGGCGGAACGGACGGTCGCGGTGACTGAGCAATTCCGGGAGGTGGACGGCTTTCGCCGGGAGTTGACGGCTGCCGGCTGGGAGGTGCCGCGCCTGGTCTGCGGAGGGTCGGTGACCTTTCCCGTCTATGCCGGGATGGAGGATCCGGCCATCGAGCTCAGCCCGGGCGCCTGTATTTTCCACGACGCCGGATACGGAACCGGTTTTCCCGATCTTCCTTTCGTGCCGGCAGCGGTCGTTCTGACCCGCGTCATCAGCCTGCCGGGAGAGAACCGGGTCACGCTGGACCTGGGCTACAAGGCCGTGGCCTCCGACCAACCCATGGAAACGCGGGCGGTTTTCCCCCAATTGCCCGACGCAGAGCTGGTCCTGCAGAACGAAGAGCACCTGGTGATTGAGACCTCCAAGGCCGGAAGGTTGCGCCCGGGAGACGAGTTGGCGGCCATTCCCTGGCATATCTGTCCCACCACCGCCTTGAACAAGGAAGTGGTGGTGGTCAGCCGGGGACGCATACTGGAGCGGTGGGAGGTGGCTGCCCGAGACCGCTGCCTGACGGTCTAG
- a CDS encoding MFS transporter: MALVDTRWQRTVTLCALYFAQGIPWGFMLISLPSYLSYNYQIPDSDIGNLKAIILVPWSFKLIWAPLMDSFTIRSMGRRRPWIIGSELMMALTLLGFIGIADPSQELKFILYMYFVHNCFASLQDVCTDALAVDILPPREQGRTNGLMWASKLIGKGVGAWSLSHIINVWGLEACAVVQVLLLLAIMLVPIVFLERRGEKRFPWSAGRAGSTTVGSVRNPLATLGSVLRAFSLTTTWVFIVFTLAKLIGLGVNEVLSNVLYTQHLSPRWTDVEFSRASGLYATAPIILGAVGGGYLADRYGRRLILSIGYIGYGAAAAIFAAFPGLWNEGWFAMSYLLSYETLAAIGSVGFLSMAMRISWTVAAGTVFTTYMTLSNVSHVIGNWLAGPLREWLLWLQGGAADQLVSYQWALGLAGILTVAPVFLLFLVKTGEVDRARAAESAG; the protein is encoded by the coding sequence ATGGCATTGGTCGACACTCGATGGCAGCGAACGGTGACCCTCTGCGCGCTCTATTTCGCCCAGGGGATTCCCTGGGGATTCATGCTGATTTCGCTGCCCTCCTATCTCTCCTACAACTACCAGATTCCCGATAGCGATATCGGCAACCTCAAGGCCATCATCCTGGTGCCCTGGTCCTTCAAGCTGATCTGGGCCCCCTTGATGGACAGCTTCACCATCCGCTCCATGGGGAGAAGGCGGCCCTGGATCATCGGTTCCGAGTTGATGATGGCGCTGACGCTGCTGGGGTTCATCGGCATCGCCGATCCCTCCCAGGAGTTGAAGTTCATCCTCTACATGTACTTTGTGCACAACTGCTTCGCTTCCCTGCAGGACGTCTGCACCGACGCTCTGGCAGTCGACATTCTGCCTCCCCGGGAGCAAGGGCGGACCAACGGTTTGATGTGGGCCTCCAAGCTCATCGGCAAAGGGGTGGGTGCCTGGAGTCTTTCCCATATCATCAACGTGTGGGGGCTGGAGGCCTGCGCGGTCGTTCAGGTGCTGCTGCTGCTGGCCATCATGCTGGTCCCCATCGTCTTCCTGGAGCGGCGGGGCGAGAAGCGGTTCCCCTGGAGCGCCGGCCGGGCTGGCTCCACCACCGTTGGGAGCGTACGCAACCCGTTAGCGACCCTGGGTAGTGTTCTCAGGGCGTTTTCGCTGACGACCACCTGGGTCTTCATCGTGTTCACGCTGGCCAAGCTGATCGGGTTGGGAGTCAACGAAGTCCTCTCCAACGTGCTTTACACCCAGCACCTGAGTCCTCGCTGGACCGATGTGGAGTTTTCGAGAGCCTCCGGACTGTATGCAACCGCTCCCATTATCCTGGGCGCCGTGGGGGGCGGATACCTGGCCGACCGCTATGGGAGGCGGCTGATCCTTTCGATCGGCTATATCGGCTATGGGGCGGCTGCCGCGATCTTCGCGGCATTCCCCGGCCTGTGGAACGAGGGCTGGTTCGCCATGTCCTATTTGCTTTCCTACGAGACCCTGGCGGCCATCGGTTCGGTCGGATTCCTATCCATGGCCATGAGGATCTCCTGGACCGTGGCCGCGGGAACGGTGTTCACTACCTATATGACGCTGTCCAACGTTTCCCACGTCATCGGGAACTGGCTGGCCGGCCCGCTGCGAGAATGGTTGCTTTGGCTGCAGGGAGGCGCGGCCGACCAGCTGGTTTCCTACCAGTGGGCCTTGGGGTTGGCGGGGATCCTCACCGTCGCCCCGGTCTTTCTGTTATTCCTGGTGAAGACCGGCGAGGTCGACCGCGCCCGCGCCGCCGAATCCGCGGGTTAA
- a CDS encoding DUF3604 domain-containing protein, whose translation MVITSSDSLGHVSCSLRGRVVAGSYRTCRLTYTAGFYGIDDTGSIKVAMRYATDCGVPQFDRPDAPNYTTARASNGARLQLRYDPKDNLRPWGRTLHLKVVQGFLRQGDRIELTLGDCSRGSPGWRIQTFAEKTFELRVLVDRFATYSFNRLPDSPTFCVVAGEPVRLVAVAPTLAAVGKPIPVRSKLEDRWGNPVGRPRKTVFPAFDGPGNKTLSVKDTRTGLAGRTNPIRVGGGKRFGRYWADLHGQSEETIGTNSIGDYFRFARDYAFLDICSHQGNDFQITDGFWRKIQDTTRKFHEPERLVTFPGWEWSGNTALGGDRNVIFREEGGSMARSSRALLSPAQAREPCCPTVEELFARLRDCGREVMVVPHVGGRFADLSRHDPGLEWAVEVHSAWGTFEWMLADAFARGHRLAIVANSDGHKGRPGASYPGAGNFGSYGGLTCVLAEALTRQSVWEAYRARRVYATTGARIYLDVETDDGMPMGGLLHLASGSGPEFRIRVCGTAPIERVEVRNGTQVVECFRTCTAADLSDRIKLLWQGAEVRGRGRQVDWKGSMTLSGNRIQAVTAVNFHNPDLPCRQAGPTRLEWESITTGGVAGLILELARAEAGRVRVDTRQACFEVGLQGLGVEGKTWPLGGLDKRISLYRLPAADGPADCELTFKLPAGDCRQGDNPILVKVVQEDGHMAWSSPIYVVKE comes from the coding sequence ATGGTGATAACCAGCTCCGATTCTCTCGGGCATGTGAGCTGCAGTCTGCGCGGCCGGGTGGTTGCCGGCAGCTACCGGACCTGCCGCCTGACCTACACGGCCGGGTTCTACGGCATTGACGACACCGGCTCGATCAAGGTGGCCATGCGCTATGCCACCGATTGCGGCGTGCCCCAGTTCGATCGGCCGGACGCCCCCAACTACACCACCGCCCGGGCTTCCAACGGCGCCCGCCTCCAGTTGCGCTACGACCCCAAGGACAACCTGAGACCCTGGGGCAGGACACTTCACCTGAAAGTCGTGCAGGGGTTCCTGCGCCAGGGGGATCGGATCGAACTGACGCTGGGCGATTGCAGCCGCGGCTCGCCCGGTTGGCGAATTCAGACCTTCGCTGAAAAAACCTTCGAGCTGCGGGTGCTGGTCGACCGCTTCGCCACCTATTCCTTCAACCGCTTGCCGGATTCTCCCACGTTCTGTGTTGTGGCCGGCGAGCCGGTGCGCCTGGTGGCCGTGGCTCCCACCCTGGCCGCTGTCGGCAAGCCGATTCCGGTCCGGAGCAAGCTGGAGGATCGCTGGGGCAATCCGGTGGGGCGCCCGCGAAAAACCGTCTTTCCCGCCTTTGATGGGCCCGGAAACAAAACCCTTTCCGTGAAAGACACCCGAACCGGGCTGGCAGGGCGAACCAATCCCATCCGGGTCGGTGGAGGGAAACGCTTCGGGAGATACTGGGCCGACCTCCATGGCCAGAGCGAGGAGACCATCGGAACCAATTCCATCGGGGACTACTTCCGCTTTGCCCGCGACTACGCTTTCCTGGACATCTGCTCCCACCAGGGCAACGACTTTCAGATCACTGACGGCTTCTGGAGGAAGATCCAGGACACCACCCGGAAATTCCATGAACCGGAACGCCTGGTGACCTTCCCCGGTTGGGAATGGAGTGGCAATACCGCTCTCGGTGGAGATCGCAACGTGATTTTCCGGGAAGAGGGCGGGTCCATGGCTCGCAGCTCCCGCGCCCTGCTCTCCCCGGCCCAGGCCCGGGAGCCCTGCTGCCCGACCGTGGAAGAACTGTTTGCCCGCTTGCGGGATTGCGGGCGGGAGGTGATGGTGGTCCCCCACGTCGGAGGACGCTTTGCCGACCTGAGCCGCCACGACCCCGGGCTGGAATGGGCGGTGGAGGTTCATTCGGCCTGGGGGACTTTCGAATGGATGTTGGCGGACGCCTTTGCCCGGGGGCATCGCCTGGCGATCGTGGCCAATTCCGACGGACACAAGGGCCGCCCCGGGGCCAGCTATCCGGGGGCCGGCAACTTTGGCAGCTACGGAGGACTCACATGCGTTCTGGCCGAGGCCCTGACCCGCCAAAGCGTATGGGAGGCCTACCGGGCCCGGCGGGTCTACGCAACGACCGGCGCTCGCATTTATCTGGATGTCGAAACCGACGATGGAATGCCCATGGGGGGCCTGCTCCACCTTGCGTCCGGTTCGGGTCCCGAGTTTCGCATCCGGGTCTGCGGAACCGCCCCCATCGAGCGGGTGGAGGTTCGTAACGGAACGCAGGTGGTGGAGTGTTTTCGAACCTGCACCGCCGCCGATCTTTCCGACCGGATCAAGCTGCTCTGGCAGGGAGCCGAGGTGCGGGGAAGAGGCCGGCAGGTCGACTGGAAGGGGTCAATGACCCTGTCCGGTAATCGGATTCAGGCGGTGACCGCCGTCAATTTCCACAATCCCGATCTTCCCTGCCGGCAAGCCGGCCCCACCCGGCTCGAATGGGAATCCATCACCACCGGCGGGGTGGCTGGGCTGATCCTGGAGTTGGCCCGGGCGGAAGCCGGCCGGGTCCGGGTGGACACTCGCCAGGCCTGTTTTGAGGTGGGGCTCCAGGGGCTGGGGGTGGAGGGCAAAACCTGGCCCCTGGGCGGCCTGGACAAGCGCATCTCGCTCTACAGGCTGCCGGCCGCTGACGGCCCAGCCGATTGTGAGCTCACATTCAAGCTTCCCGCCGGAGACTGCCGCCAGGGGGACAATCCGATCCTGGTGAAAGTGGTTCAGGAGGACGGGCACATGGCCTGGTCGAGCCCGATCTACGTGGTGAAGGAGTAG